In a genomic window of Hyphomonas sp.:
- a CDS encoding YqaE/Pmp3 family membrane protein produces the protein MSLLMILLTIFLPPVAVALKEGIGLQFLLNVLLTLIGWLPGVIHAFWVASRGSATAA, from the coding sequence ATGTCCCTGCTGATGATCCTGCTGACCATTTTCCTGCCGCCAGTGGCCGTTGCCCTGAAAGAAGGGATCGGTCTGCAATTCCTGCTGAACGTGCTGCTCACCCTGATCGGCTGGCTGCCCGGCGTGATTCACGCTTTCTGGGTCGCTTCGCGCGGCTCGGCGACCGCTGCCTGA
- a CDS encoding putative 2OG-Fe(II) oxygenase produces MSAIFTPSADKEFFTPFGPMLGYVRMPPNLVEYLNASMSEQLEDHSASLVGKVRQELLFPKPLVDAAAGALGNALIEYHIRASHRGTFGDYDHTAKRYELNIMAGWFVRQFENEYNPLHIHTGCALSCVGYLRLPEGIDDEWAEDDKDHHPTHGHLQFAHGTDSHYSVSNFMIRPRVGDFYIFPSYMFHSVYPFKTPGERRSFSMNLSVVESEA; encoded by the coding sequence GTGTCAGCCATATTCACCCCTTCCGCAGACAAGGAATTCTTCACGCCGTTCGGGCCGATGCTGGGCTATGTCCGCATGCCGCCGAATCTCGTCGAATACCTGAACGCATCCATGAGCGAACAGCTGGAGGATCATTCCGCGAGCCTTGTGGGGAAGGTCCGCCAGGAATTGCTGTTTCCGAAACCGCTGGTCGATGCGGCTGCCGGTGCGCTCGGCAATGCGCTGATCGAATATCATATCCGGGCCAGTCATCGCGGCACATTTGGCGACTATGACCATACGGCCAAACGTTATGAGCTGAACATCATGGCGGGCTGGTTCGTGCGACAGTTCGAAAATGAGTACAACCCGCTGCACATCCATACCGGTTGCGCCCTGTCCTGTGTCGGGTATCTGCGCCTGCCCGAAGGCATTGATGATGAATGGGCGGAAGACGACAAGGACCATCATCCGACCCATGGACACCTTCAGTTCGCCCATGGCACGGATTCCCACTATTCGGTCTCGAACTTCATGATCCGGCCGCGCGTCGGTGATTTCTACATCTTCCCCTCCTACATGTTTCACAGCGTGTATCCGTTCAAAACGCCGGGGGAACGCCGATCATTCAGCATGAACCTGTCAGTCGTGGAATCGGAGGCATGA
- a CDS encoding GNAT family N-acetyltransferase has translation MSIPVILTDRLALCAPEVRHFESSAAMWGSPEVTRHIGGQPRARQDVWFTLCRNRGMWDLLGYGSWTIEDRKTGAFLGEGGFADFQRGMTPDLSQWPEAGWVFVESAWGQGYASEAVSAMHDWLDEVRPGPSVCIIDPGNLGSRKVAEKCGYAFWQESSYRDAAVNVFRRRADA, from the coding sequence ATGTCCATCCCCGTCATTCTCACCGACCGGTTGGCATTGTGCGCACCGGAAGTCCGCCATTTCGAGTCTTCCGCCGCGATGTGGGGATCGCCCGAAGTGACCCGGCACATAGGCGGCCAGCCCCGGGCCCGCCAGGACGTCTGGTTCACCCTGTGCCGCAATCGCGGCATGTGGGATTTGCTGGGCTATGGATCCTGGACGATCGAGGACCGCAAAACAGGTGCGTTTCTCGGCGAGGGTGGCTTTGCGGACTTTCAGCGCGGCATGACGCCTGACCTGTCGCAATGGCCCGAAGCCGGATGGGTCTTCGTGGAATCCGCCTGGGGGCAGGGTTATGCCAGCGAAGCTGTCAGTGCCATGCATGACTGGCTGGATGAAGTTCGGCCCGGTCCGAGTGTCTGCATCATCGACCCCGGCAATCTGGGATCCCGCAAGGTGGCGGAGAAATGCGGATACGCATTCTGGCAGGAATCATCCTATCGCGACGCCGCCGTGAATGTATTTCGCCGGCGGGCCGACGCCTAA
- a CDS encoding nuclear transport factor 2 family protein, whose protein sequence is MAEHLIPMTGHSPNLQRWIDWMNGDHAPDGLARQLSDDVVFKSPVVHTPQEGKAITLAYLTAAGATLGGDTFRYTRVFDCGDQAVLEFECVMDGILVNGVDMIAWNADGKIEDFKVMVRPLKGMQAVHAAMGAMLEKMKQGA, encoded by the coding sequence ATGGCGGAACATCTGATACCAATGACGGGACACAGCCCGAACCTGCAGCGCTGGATCGACTGGATGAATGGTGACCATGCGCCCGACGGCCTGGCGCGGCAGCTGTCCGATGATGTCGTGTTCAAGAGCCCGGTGGTGCACACGCCGCAGGAAGGCAAGGCCATCACCCTGGCGTATCTGACGGCGGCGGGCGCGACGCTGGGCGGAGACACGTTCCGCTATACCCGCGTGTTTGACTGCGGCGACCAGGCGGTGCTCGAGTTCGAGTGCGTGATGGATGGCATTCTGGTCAATGGCGTGGACATGATCGCCTGGAACGCGGACGGCAAGATCGAGGACTTCAAGGTCATGGTCCGTCCCCTGAAGGGCATGCAGGCCGTGCACGCCGCCATGGGCGCAATGCTCGAGAAGATGAAACAGGGCGCCTGA
- a CDS encoding CoA ester lyase: MSTKTPRDFFKPLAIGAPAPMRDLPVRLERMIHFVPPHLDKVRAKVPQMAGGVDVMLANLEDAIPADAKDAARAGAIEMASMYDWQGQGTGFWSRVNPLNSPWFQEDVSELVLKAGHQLDVIMLPKVEGPWDIHFADQYVAQLEAKAGLTRPILFHAILETAQGMARVEEIALASPRMQGISLGPADLAADRKMKTTRVGGGHPFYRVIDDPNEDGSARASAQQDPWHYTIARMVDACRMAGINAFYGPFGDIADLEACEQQFRNAFLLGCSGTWSLHPNQIAIAKKVFSPDPGEVKFARKILAAMPDGSGVAMIDGKMQDDATWKQAKVISDLADLVASKDPDLAAAYEA, translated from the coding sequence ATGAGCACCAAGACCCCGAGAGACTTCTTCAAGCCGCTGGCCATCGGCGCCCCCGCCCCGATGCGCGACCTGCCGGTGCGGCTGGAGCGGATGATCCATTTCGTCCCGCCGCATCTGGACAAGGTGCGCGCCAAGGTGCCGCAAATGGCCGGAGGCGTGGACGTCATGCTGGCCAATCTGGAAGACGCCATTCCGGCTGATGCCAAGGATGCTGCCCGTGCCGGCGCCATCGAGATGGCGTCCATGTATGACTGGCAGGGTCAGGGAACCGGCTTCTGGAGCCGCGTGAATCCGCTGAACTCCCCCTGGTTTCAGGAAGATGTCAGCGAGCTGGTCCTGAAGGCCGGCCACCAGCTGGACGTCATCATGCTGCCCAAGGTCGAGGGACCGTGGGACATCCATTTCGCTGACCAGTATGTTGCTCAGCTGGAAGCGAAAGCCGGCCTGACCCGCCCGATCCTGTTCCACGCCATCCTCGAGACGGCGCAGGGCATGGCGCGGGTTGAAGAGATCGCGCTGGCCAGCCCGCGCATGCAGGGCATCAGCCTCGGACCGGCCGACCTGGCTGCCGACCGCAAGATGAAGACCACGCGTGTGGGCGGGGGACACCCCTTCTACCGGGTGATCGACGATCCAAACGAAGACGGCAGCGCGCGCGCCTCTGCGCAACAGGATCCTTGGCACTATACGATCGCACGCATGGTCGACGCATGTCGGATGGCAGGCATCAACGCATTTTATGGCCCGTTCGGCGACATCGCCGATCTCGAAGCCTGTGAGCAGCAATTCCGCAATGCCTTCCTGCTGGGCTGCTCCGGGACATGGAGCCTGCATCCGAACCAGATTGCCATCGCGAAGAAGGTGTTCAGCCCGGATCCCGGCGAAGTCAAATTCGCCCGCAAGATCCTCGCCGCCATGCCCGACGGGTCCGGCGTCGCCATGATTGACGGCAAGATGCAGGATGATGCGACCTGGAAACAGGCCAAGGTGATCTCCGATCTGGCGGATCTCGTGGCCAGCAAGGATCCGGACCTGGCCGCAGCCTACGAGGCGTAA
- the hisB gene encoding imidazoleglycerol-phosphate dehydratase HisB encodes MSTNRTATVTRTTKETDISVTLDLDGTGKSDIETGIGFFDHMLESFAKHSAIDLTVRCKGDLHIDMHHSVEDTGIVIGQAILKALDDFAGITRFGHAYVPMDETLSRAALDLCKRPYLIWKVHFSRDKIGEMDTELFKEFFHALAGNGGMCLHIENLYGENCHHIAESCFKATARALRAAIAVDPKLGGKPASTKGSL; translated from the coding sequence ATGAGCACCAATCGCACCGCCACCGTGACCCGGACCACCAAGGAGACCGACATTTCGGTCACCCTCGACCTGGATGGCACCGGCAAATCCGACATCGAGACCGGGATCGGCTTCTTCGACCACATGCTGGAGAGTTTCGCCAAGCATTCGGCCATTGACCTGACGGTGCGGTGCAAGGGCGACCTGCATATCGACATGCACCACAGCGTCGAGGACACCGGCATCGTGATCGGCCAGGCCATCCTAAAGGCGCTGGACGATTTTGCCGGCATCACCCGCTTCGGCCATGCCTATGTGCCGATGGACGAGACGCTGTCGCGGGCCGCGCTGGATTTGTGCAAGCGGCCCTACCTGATCTGGAAAGTCCATTTCAGCCGCGACAAGATCGGCGAGATGGACACCGAACTCTTCAAGGAGTTCTTCCACGCCCTGGCGGGCAATGGCGGCATGTGCCTGCACATCGAAAATCTCTATGGCGAGAACTGCCACCACATCGCCGAGAGCTGTTTCAAGGCGACGGCCCGGGCACTGCGCGCGGCGATTGCGGTTGACCCGAAACTGGGCGGCAAGCCGGCGAGCACCAAGGGCAGCCTGTAG
- a CDS encoding bifunctional diguanylate cyclase/phosphodiesterase — protein sequence MDKQSFISRLLGRMTIPGFAAWSAAAATIIIFIGVWTIEQAYGALVEGKAWTDMSLPIWAILLLMTASSAVAAAAAWVFAREFQNVLVNFTRYLEVAQSDSSARLSTVSFVELRRLRSVVIRSVGKLRRDNEALRRTAYEDPRTGMPNLIALEEHITQTLPRARYEAPAALIVLDLDNFTRASERLGALSSEALLKACGQRMSAALNSLEGPVRNGLKESMLAAMQADSFALYLPIAVSRDYVSNVARAIRLAFADPFIVAGQSVTLGISGGIVIAPEDADTMQKLFRHAELALRQVRTDTGSGFRYFSPRLNRVARGKYMLEAELRDAVANREFKTHFQPKIDFNTGEVVGAEALARWIRPNGKIISPNTFIPLAEETGLVTQIGEQVLEAACESARIWMQEGFNATVAVNVSPRQFQATDLTETVLAILKRTGLPPNRLELEITESMAVSEPEKVARVMRPLRSLGTKLAIDDFGTGHSNLSILTQLPFDVFKIDRQFVSALESDEQAPAIIEMILAMAETLNLKTVAEGVETERQADFLRRRGCSMAQGFLYSSGLPHDAFMDFIRGWSSKTQSVRLKTG from the coding sequence GTGGACAAGCAGAGTTTCATCTCCCGGCTTCTCGGGCGCATGACCATTCCGGGCTTTGCGGCCTGGTCTGCTGCGGCTGCAACCATCATCATCTTTATCGGCGTGTGGACCATCGAACAGGCCTATGGCGCCCTGGTCGAGGGCAAGGCCTGGACCGACATGTCCCTGCCGATCTGGGCAATCCTGCTGCTCATGACCGCATCCTCGGCCGTTGCCGCCGCCGCCGCCTGGGTGTTTGCCCGCGAATTCCAGAACGTGCTCGTCAATTTCACGCGCTATCTCGAAGTGGCCCAGTCGGATTCCTCGGCCCGCCTGTCGACCGTGTCCTTCGTCGAATTGCGGCGGCTGCGGTCCGTTGTGATCCGATCCGTCGGCAAGCTGCGCCGGGACAATGAGGCCCTGCGGCGCACGGCTTATGAGGATCCGCGCACCGGCATGCCGAACCTCATCGCGCTCGAGGAACATATCACCCAGACCCTGCCGCGGGCCCGGTATGAGGCGCCTGCCGCCCTCATCGTTCTGGACTTGGACAATTTCACCCGGGCCTCCGAACGCCTTGGCGCCCTGTCCAGCGAAGCCCTGCTGAAGGCCTGTGGCCAGCGCATGTCGGCAGCGCTGAATTCGCTTGAAGGCCCGGTGCGCAACGGGCTCAAGGAATCCATGCTGGCCGCGATGCAGGCGGACAGTTTTGCCCTCTACCTGCCCATCGCCGTCAGCCGCGACTATGTCTCGAATGTTGCCCGGGCCATCCGGCTCGCCTTTGCCGATCCGTTCATCGTTGCGGGCCAGTCGGTCACGCTCGGGATTTCCGGCGGTATCGTGATCGCGCCGGAAGACGCCGACACGATGCAGAAACTCTTTCGGCATGCAGAACTGGCGCTGCGCCAGGTCCGCACCGATACGGGGTCGGGCTTTCGGTATTTTTCCCCGCGTCTCAACCGCGTCGCCCGCGGCAAGTACATGCTGGAAGCAGAATTGCGAGACGCCGTCGCCAATCGCGAATTCAAGACCCATTTCCAGCCGAAAATCGATTTCAACACGGGCGAAGTTGTTGGCGCCGAAGCCCTCGCCCGCTGGATTCGCCCGAATGGAAAGATCATATCTCCAAACACGTTCATTCCACTTGCAGAGGAAACCGGCCTAGTCACCCAGATCGGCGAGCAGGTCCTGGAAGCGGCATGCGAATCGGCCCGCATCTGGATGCAGGAAGGCTTCAACGCCACCGTCGCCGTCAATGTCTCCCCGCGTCAGTTCCAGGCCACCGATTTGACAGAAACCGTGCTGGCCATTCTCAAGCGCACCGGCCTCCCGCCGAACCGGCTCGAGCTGGAAATCACGGAAAGCATGGCGGTGTCCGAACCGGAAAAGGTGGCGCGGGTGATGCGTCCGCTGCGCAGCCTCGGCACGAAACTGGCCATCGATGATTTCGGGACAGGCCACTCGAACCTGTCCATTCTCACCCAGCTGCCGTTCGATGTCTTCAAGATCGACCGGCAATTCGTGTCTGCCCTGGAATCCGACGAGCAGGCGCCGGCCATCATCGAGATGATCCTGGCCATGGCCGAGACTCTGAACCTCAAGACTGTGGCCGAGGGCGTCGAAACCGAGCGTCAGGCCGACTTCCTCCGGCGTCGCGGATGCTCGATGGCTCAGGGCTTCCTGTACAGTTCCGGCCTTCCCCACGATGCATTCATGGATTTCATCCGTGGCTGGAGCAGCAAGACGCAATCCGTCCGTCTCAAGACGGGTTAG